One stretch of Mangifera indica cultivar Alphonso chromosome 9, CATAS_Mindica_2.1, whole genome shotgun sequence DNA includes these proteins:
- the LOC123226143 gene encoding transcription factor bHLH106-like: MMQPENSELYRFLAQNGVEYFGYPGASCHDFSNHPLLQQQQSFCSSSSSYYPLEVSGITDTTPQDRALAALKNHKEAEKRRRERINSHLDKLRTILPCNSKIDKASLLAKVVQRVKELKQQTLELTDLESFPSETDEITVLSGNYTSDGRLIFKASLCCEDRSDLLPDIIEILKSLHLTTLKAEMVTLGGRIRNVLIVAAEKDHSIESVHFLQNALKSLLERSNTSERSKRRRVLDQKVMI; encoded by the exons ATGATGCAGCCGGAAAACTCTGAACTCTACCGCTTTCTTGCCCAAAACGGCGTCGAATACTTCGGCTATCCCGGTGCTTCTTGTCATGACTTCTCTAATCATCCTTTGCTTCAACAGCAGCAGAGTTTCTGCAGTTCATCCTCCTCCTATTACCCCCTGGAGGTTTCAGGAATCACCGATACGACGCCGCAGGATAGAGCTCTTGCCGCCTTGAAGAATCATAAGGAAGCTGAAAAGAGAAGGAGGGAGAGAATTAACTCTCATCTCGATAAGCTCAGAACTATTCTTCCGTGTAATTCTAAG ATAGACAAAGCTTCTCTCCTGGCAAAGGTGGTTCAACGAGTGAAAGAACTTAAACAACAAACTCTTGAGCTCACAGACCTCGAATCCTTCCCATCGGAAACCGATGAAATTACGGTGCTTTCGGGCAATTACACTAGCGATGGAAGATTGATCTTCAAGGCCTCTTTGTGCTGCGAGGATCGATCTGATCTTTTACCCGACATTATTGAGATACTAAAATCTCTTCATTTAACCACATTGAAAGCAGAAATGGTTACATTAGGAGGAAGAATCCGGAATGTCCTTATCGTCGCAGCCGAGAAAGATCACAGCATCGAATCAGTCCATTTCTTGCAAAATGCATTAAAATCTTTGCTTGAAAGATCTAATACTAGTGAACGGTCTAAAAGAAGACGAGTATTAGATCAGAAAGTAATGATCTAA
- the LOC123225808 gene encoding CDPK-related kinase 1-like, translating to MGLCHGKPSEHPHDRSQQDTALPFENNPPTNSHNTKSSAFPFYSPSPLPSLFKNSPAIPSVNSTPLRLFKRPFPPPSPAKHIRALLARRHGSVKPNEASIPEGHESDIGLDKNFGFSKQFLAHYELGDEVGRGHFGYTCSARAKKGSLKGQDVAVKVIPKSKMTTAIAIEDVRREVKILRALTGHKNLVQFYDAYEDDDNVYIIMELCKGGELLDRILSRGGKYSEEDAKVVMVQILSVVAFCHFQGVVHRDLKPENFLFTSKDENSPLKAIDFGLSDYVKPDERLNDIVGSAYYVAPEVLHRSYGTEADMWSIGVIAYILLCGSRPFWARTESGIFRAVLKADPSFDEAPWPSLSPEAIDFVKRLLNKDYRKRLTAAQALSHPWLANYHDVKIPSDMIVYRLVKAYIASSSLRKAALGALAKTLTVAQLAYLREQFTLLGPNKSGFISMQNYKMAVTKNSTDAMKDSRVLDYASMIGSLQYRKLDFEEFCTAAISVHQLEGMETWEQHARHAYDLFEKDGNRPIMIEELASELGLGPSVPVHVVLQDWIRHSDGNLSFLGFVRLLHGVSSRTFQKA from the exons ATGGGGCTTTGTCATGGAAAACCCAGTGAACACCCACATGACAGATCACAGCAAGACACAGCTCTTCCCTTTGAAAACAACCCTCCAACTAATTCCCACAACACAAAATCTTCAGCCTTTCCATTTTACAGCCCAAGTCCATTACCAAGCCTCTTCAAGAACTCCCCAGCAATACCAAGTGTTAATTCCACTCCTCTGCGTCTTTTCAAGCGCCCCTTTCCTCCTCCTTCGCCTGCAAAGCATATCCGGGCGTTGCTTGCAAGAAGACATGGCTCTGTGAAGCCTAATGAGGCTTCAATCCCTGAGGGTCATGAGAGTGATATTGGTTTGGACAagaattttggattttcaaagCAGTTTTTAGCTCATTATGAGCTTGGTGACGAAGTGGGACGTGGACATTTTGGATATACTTGCTCTGCTAGAGCCAAGAAAGGGAGCTTGAAAGGACAGGATGTGGCTGTAAAAGTTATTCCTAAGTCTAAg ATGACGACTGCAATTGCCATCGAGGATGTAAGAAGGGAAGTGAAGATATTACGGGCTCTGACTGGGCATAAAAACCTAGTACAGTTCTATGATGCTTATGAAGATGATGACaatgtttatataataatgGA GTTGTGCAAAGGTGGTGAACTATTGGATAGAATACTTTCAAG GGGTGGAAAATATTCAGAAGAAGATGCAAAGGTTGTTATGGTTCAGATTTTAAGTGTGGTAGccttttgtcattttcaagGTGTGGTTCATCGTGATCTCAAGCCTGAG aattttcttttcacttcTAAAGATGAGAATTCACCTCTGAAGGCCATTGATTTCGGACTCTCTGATTATGTAAAGCCAG ATGAGAGGCTGAATGATATCGTAGGAAGTGCATATTATGTAGCTCCTGAAGTACTACATAGATCATATGGGACTGAAGCTGACATGTGGAGTATTGGTGTCATTGCTTATATTCTTCTGTGTGGAAGCCGCCCTTTTTGGGCTCGGACAGAGTCTGGCATTTTCCGAGCTGTCCTTAAAGCAGATCCTAGCTTTGATGAAGCCCCTTGGCCTTCTTTATCCCCTGAGGCAATTGATTTTGTGAAGAGATTGTTAAACAAAGACTACCGGAAAAGACTAACTGCTGCACAAGCCCTCA GTCATCCATGGCTGGCCAATTATCATGATGTGAAAATACCATCAGATATGATAGTATACAGGCTTGTAAAAGCTTATATAGCTTCTTCTTCATTACGAAAAGCAGCATTAGGG GCTCTTGCAAAGACATTAACAGTTGCTCAGCTAGCTTATCTTCGGGAGCAATTTACACTGTTGGGCCCAAACAAAAGTGGCTTTATTTCTATGCAAAACTATAAGATG GCCGTGACAAAGAACTCCACTGATGCCATGAAGGACTCACGGGTTCTTGACTATGCCAGCATG ATTGGTTCTCTTCAATATAGAAAACTGGATTTCGAAGAATTTTGCACTGCTGCTATTAGTGTGCATCAGCTGGAAGGAATGGAGACTTGGGAGCAACATGCTAGGCATGCCTACGACTTGTTTGAGAAGGATGGCAACAGACCAATTATGATAGAGGAACTTGCATCA gaGCTTGGACTTGGTCCATCAGTACCTGTGCATGTTGTTCTCCAAGACTGGATCAGGCACTCCGATGGAAATCTTAGTTTCTTGGGATTCGTTCGACTTCTACACGGTGTCTCATCCCGCACATTTCAGAAGGCTTGA